In a single window of the Burkholderia contaminans genome:
- a CDS encoding dihydrodipicolinate synthase family protein — protein MQHPQQSNVTIEGIVPVMLTPFDDAGAIDYAGLERLIEWYLAHGADALFAVAQSSEMQFLSLAERAELARFVVERVAGRVPVVASGHISDDLDAQAEELCAAAESGAQGVVLVTNRLDPQRQGSAALLDHLHRLLARLPSDLPLGLYECPAPYRRLLSDDELRACIDTGRFVMLKDVSCDLETVKRRVALAEGSPLKILNANAAIAWDAMKAGSAGFNGVFTNFHPDLYRWLRTQGESNPALADELSTFLVVSAVSEALGYPALAKLYHQRIGTFASIRCRVIDYDVRERFWALDAVLDKIVAGTEHFRRRIAA, from the coding sequence ATGCAACACCCGCAGCAATCGAACGTGACCATCGAGGGCATCGTTCCGGTGATGCTGACGCCGTTCGACGACGCCGGCGCGATCGACTACGCCGGGCTCGAACGGCTCATCGAGTGGTACCTGGCGCACGGCGCCGACGCGTTGTTCGCGGTCGCCCAGTCGAGCGAGATGCAGTTCCTGAGCCTCGCGGAACGCGCGGAACTCGCGCGCTTCGTGGTCGAGCGGGTGGCCGGGCGCGTGCCCGTCGTCGCGTCCGGACACATCAGCGACGATCTCGACGCGCAGGCCGAGGAGCTGTGCGCGGCGGCCGAATCGGGCGCGCAGGGCGTCGTGCTCGTGACCAACCGACTCGATCCGCAGCGCCAGGGCAGCGCCGCGCTGCTCGACCATCTGCACCGGCTGCTCGCGCGCTTGCCGTCGGACCTGCCGCTCGGGTTGTACGAGTGTCCGGCGCCTTACCGGCGGCTGCTGTCGGATGACGAACTGCGCGCGTGCATCGATACGGGCCGCTTCGTGATGCTCAAGGACGTGAGCTGCGACCTGGAGACGGTGAAGCGGCGGGTCGCGCTCGCCGAGGGCTCGCCGCTGAAGATCCTCAACGCGAACGCCGCGATTGCGTGGGACGCGATGAAGGCGGGTTCCGCCGGCTTCAACGGTGTGTTCACCAACTTCCATCCGGACCTGTACCGGTGGTTGCGTACGCAAGGGGAGTCGAATCCGGCGCTGGCCGACGAGCTGTCGACGTTCCTCGTCGTCTCGGCGGTGTCGGAAGCGCTGGGGTACCCGGCGCTCGCGAAGCTCTATCACCAGCGGATCGGCACCTTCGCGTCGATCCGTTGCCGCGTGATCGACTACGACGTGCGTGAACGGTTCTGGGCGCTCGATGCGGTGCTCGACAAGATCGTGGCCGGGACCGAGCATTTCCGGCGAAGGATCGCCGCGTAA